gcctgcatgtatcTGCAGCTGGAAGGGTAGCTCCCTGTACAAATGCTGGTGGAGGAGTAGGACGAGGAGCAGTTTGCAGTTTGTCCCAACAGGACATTGGGAGAGGGATCCCAGGTTGGTGAGTCAGAGGGATCAATTGTACCCGAGATCCAGGGGTCACAtccaaaattgattttaaattatcagtgatggggaatccacatattcttggtaaattgttcgaATGGTTACTCTCACCATTTAAAAATGTACGCCTCATTCCCTGTCTGAATTTCTTtaatttcagcttccagccattggatcatattactCCTCTGTACAGAGGCTGaaaagcctattattaaatatttgttccctgtgtaggtacttacagactgttgttagggggcttattccttcacccacttacttccctggtccttctcgcatgaacagagagcaacaatacccgaagtccaaaggtgcaaacaattcgatgtttattggggtgaacttccagcaaaattaattatacagcagacaggaacaatcacagaaccagacagagattatacagacaaacaacagcaaagtgggaactataatgacaaaacaatacagaagtgaggatttcacatcccagctattgataagtgagttcttgccagacaggatgctatcaaactaagtttccttttacattttctaggcacttcccttcctctggaggtgataggaatacaatcctgtcctgatagtgcctaacagcccaatagcaccttatttcaatgtgactagtttggaatgtgaggatgtgacctgtcacttcccagcttatggctgcctctgctgcttagccaaaggcctgagcctaagcacagggccacaaactgtcacagtaagagaaggcccttacactggcagacagtggttttgattctttctttcttttatacctctatcactagccaagtgataagaatacacctaaattcttagagtataggcctttacagacaggcctgaatatctatatcctaacaactgttatcaagtcatcccttaaccatctttcttaaacaaaatagattgagctctttgagtttgtcagtataaggcaggttttcaaatcctttaataattcttgtgactcttctctggaccctcttCAATGTATCGACATCCATCTTTAATCACGGACaccaaactggacacaggattccaacagcaGGTGCACTAGTGCCCAATACAGAGTTAAAATAACGTCTCTAGTCTCCCTGAGATTCCCTTGgtttcatccaaggatcacagtggctcttttggccacaggctCACGCTGGGAGCTAAGTTTAGATAATTATGTCTTCACATCCCCAAATCATGTTCAGAGTCACTGAACTTCACACGAGAGTCCAGCATCATGTAAGCATCGCCTACATTCTTTGTCCTTAGATATAGATACCTGCACGGCTATATTAGAACGCACATTGTTTGCTTCGACCTAGTTTACCaaccaatccagattgctctgaatcagtgacctgtacACATTTTCTATGATCTCCCAGATGTGCAGGCCTGTATACCTAAATACCCAAATCCTTGTAGTTTCATGCCCTTTCTGTTGGGTGCTATTTCATGAAAATGTCTGTTTCCATCGGGGAAACTTGGCTCCTTTCCAACATAGGAATTGAATCATGAATCACACCTATGTTCcagtgtcctctctctctctgacagtgaTGGCTCCAGGGGCTGTACaagaaggtgtaagaaacccAGCTGCAGGCTCATGTGGTGGGTGGTGATTTGGACTTCCTGACTGTATCACCCTGATGCCTAACAGCTACAGATAGGCTTGTCCCCTGAAATATGTGGGCCTAGGCTTCCCGAAATATTCATTAAGCTGTAGTTATTGAAACTGGATAGCTTCACTATCCATGTGTATGTCCAAACCCTTCCTGATTCTTGATTAGCTCATGGCCTGAACTATCTTTTGTTGCAAGGAGTTCCTCAGTCTGAGGCACTGAGTGGAGAAAGCATTCTTTTTTACCTCTTTTGAATTTGCCACATTTCAGTTTAATTGAATGTCTTTTTGATCTTTTgatatgagacagggagaacacatTCTCCATTTCCCCTCTACAAGTCAGTATTTTATAAACTTTTCCTATGACCCCTCTTCTTCGATTCCTTTGTAAGGTAACAACCCCAGTCTTTTCAACCTCTCTTCATATGAGTTTCACTGGGCCCTTGATCATTCTAGTTGCCTTTGCCTGAACACCTCTAGTTTTGCAATATTCTGTGTGAGAAGGGTGCCCAGTACTACACAGAGGAGTCCATAGGAGGGAGAAACATTGACTGACAGATCTCATGGCAATGAATTTTCTGTATGATTCCATATCCCATTTCTTCTGGATCCGAATGTTTTGCTTAGTTTCTGTCCATGCTTTCACTGTGAGCAGAGTTTCACAGAGCTCTGTATCTTCATGCCCAGATCCCTGTCCTGAGTGCATACATTTAAATTAGAACCTTCTAAGGTGTTTGAGGAGTTCAATATTTTCCCTCCAATGAGCATATAAGTTGCAGTTATTGACATGGAAATTCATCTGTCATTGTGACATCCATTCATCTGACTTGATTAGCTCCTTCTGTGGAGTTCTTCGGACTTGACTATGACCTAAATAATCTGGTGCCATCTGTAAATGTTGCCACCTTACTGCTCAGCCCCCTTTCTAGATTCATAATAACTATTTGTTATAAAGTGTTTAAAGACCCTCACTGTGTTTCTTTTGATTCACAGGAACACTGAGCATTTCGGAGCCTGATCGACGCATCAACCACCTTATGGCAGCTTTCAacctctccccctctgccccttcaACATTCATCCTTGCCGGCATCTCTGGCCTGGAAGCTGCTCACATGTGGATATCCATTCCTTTCTCTGTGTTCTACATTGTCTGCCTGTTGGGAAATTGCATGGTTCTGTTTGTTGTAGGCAAAGAGCAGACCCTGCACAAGCCGATGTACCTGCTGCTCTGCATGTTGGCGCTTACAGACATTGCCACGTCTACCTCAGTCGTGCCGAAAGCCCTGTGTATATTCTGGTCCAATTTGAGAGGCATTACTGTGGgtggctgcctcacccagatgttcttcctTCATGCAGTTTCTGTTATGCAGTCAGCTGTCCTCGTGACAATGGCCTTCGATCGCTACATTGCCATATGTAAACCTCTGAGATACACCACCATCCTCACCAACGCACGGATAGCTAAGCTCGGGCTTTTGGGTTTGATAAGAACTGTTGTCTtcgtcctgcccctgcccctgctcctgagcaggcaGCCGTTCTGTGCCAACCACATTATCCCCCATACCTACTGCGAGCACATGGCTGTGGCAAAGATGTCCTGTGGGGATATCACAGTCAACAGGACGTATGGCTTGGTGGTCACATTTATAGTCTTAGGGTTAGACCTGTGGCTCGTTGTCTTCTCCTATAGTCTGATCACCAGAGCCATCCTCAGAATCTCCTCCAAGAAAGCTCATCGGAAAGCACTCAACACCTGCACAGCCCACATCTGTGTCATGCTGATGTCTTGTactttcttcctcttctccacTGTAACACACCGCTTCGGTCAGGGCATTGCTCCCCACGTTCACATCATCTTAGCCAACCTCCACTTCCTTGTCCCCCCCATGCTCAACCCAATCATTTATGGGGTCAAAACCAAAGAGCTTCGTGACAAAGTGGGCAAATACACCTGCAGAAGATGATTGCTGGGGGCACTGACTTTAAACCTGTATGAAAAGATTGGGAAGAGATATCTCCTTGTTAATCAAGGTTGCTCTCTCCCAATTTGGCTGAGCTCAAAATTGTGCAATTTCATAGTCTGAGAAATTCCTCACATGTAATGTCTTATCACTCCATCACCAAGCACTGCTTACAACCTTCCATGACTGTCTCTTGGCGTTTCCATGACTTCCATACTAAGAGAATATACTGCAGCTTTCTGATTTAAGGTGTTCTTCTATTACACCCTGTGTGAACATGATTCTTGATCAGTTCGACTAACTAAAGCTGCACTTTCAGATAgccaaagaaaagaaataaactaCAGTGTTGAACTTATTTATCACACGTGCAATGATCCAGTGACTAAAATGTTCCTGAGTTTTCCATGCCCAATACTTTAGGAAGCCTGGAGGACAAACCAAATGTTTCTATTGGAAAGTACTAATAGAAGAAAGCTGCTGCAGGAAATGAGGATATCCTACAGAGCTTATTGTTGAGCATTGTGAAACTGTGTTTTGGAGAACTGAACGTTGTTACCCTGAGGGGTGTGtaccccagaatgtgatcaagcCAGTAGCAACCGTATGATGTGCACTCAGCCATTATGAGTTACTAAAATAAACACCACATAGCTAAGGGTTAATTGGAAAGTAGGTTTTTAAATTCAAGGTCAAAATCTAGCTGTCAGTTTCTGCTCATCAGAATGGGAGGAGTGGGCAGACTAGTAAATGAGTGATAATGAAAGAAGATAAGTGGATTAAAACCTTGGATCTAGATGCCTCTGATATTTTTATTGAAAGTTTGGAAAAGTGATGATTGAGTAGGGGTCACTATGACCTATATGTTTTGTAGAAGATATAAAAATTTGCAAATACagtgtactttggagcagtccTCTAAAGACATCTTGAGAGTCATTTTTCCTGAcacactttctccacagcaggtGAGCAACCAGCCACTGTATTGGAATGAGGTGGacgagggggatgaggtggacgagactTTCTTCctgcaactcacggaagttactagatcacagaccctggttctcatgggtgactgcaatcaccctgatatctgctgggagagcaatacagcggtgcacagacaatccaggaagtttttggaaagggtaggggacaatttcctggtgcaggtgctggaggaaccaactaggggcagagctgttcttgacctgctgctcacaaaccgggaagaattagtaggggaagctgaagtggatgggaacctgggaggcagtgaccatgagatggtcgagttcaggatcctgacacagggaagaaaggagagcagcagaatacggacgctggactttagaaaagcagactttgactccctcagggaactgatgggcaggatcccctgggagaataacatgagggggaaaggagtccaggagagctggctgtattttaaagaatccttattgaggttacagggacaaaccatcccgatgtatagaaagaatagtaaatatggcagacgaccagcttggcttaacagtgaaatccttgctgatcttaaccacaaaaaagaagcttacaagaagtggaagattggacaaatgaccagggaggagtataaaaatattgctcggggatgcaggagtgtaatcaggaaggccaaatcccacctggagttgcagctagcaagagatgttaagagtaacaagaagggtttcttcaggtatgttagcaacaagaagaaagtcaaggaaagtgtgggccccttactgaatgagggaggcaacctagtgacagaggatgtggaaaaagctaatgtactcaatgcttttttttgcctctgtcttcatgaacaaggtcagctcctagactactgcactgggcagcacagcatggggaggaggtgaccagccctctgtggagaaagaagtggttcgggactattcagaaaagctggacgagcacaagtccatggggccggatgcgctgcatccaagggtgctaaaggagttaaCGGACGTAATTGCACAGAATTtcaaaatcatggagcacgtcctcaaggaatcaatggcagcagatgacagaacgaggagtaatggtctcaagttgcagtgggggaagtttaggttggatattaagaaaaatgttttcactgggagggtggtgaagcactggaatgcgttacctagggaggtggtggaatctcctttcttggaagtttttaaggtcaggcttgacaaagccctggctgggatgatttagttggggattggtcctgctctgagcagggggttggactagatgacctcttgaggtcccttccaaccctgatattctatgattctacgattctacagTACATACATAAATGGGGAGAAACAACAATCTTAATGGTTTAATAGATGGGGAGGAAAGAATGGAATAAATTGGTCACAAATTAAGTTAAATAATTGCTTGTCCAAGGTAAATATTTGAATGTGTCCCTCCCCAATGGCCATGGAGGAGCAGACTCAATGGTTTGTTGCAAGAAGGGGTCAAATAGTTGTAAAGTGTATGGGTATGTAGTTTTGTTTTGGGAATGTACACAGTTCTGTAATATTACACTTGGGGATAGAGTTGCACCAGCGTCTGGACAAACCACACACATCTACACGCTGTCATTGGCACTATGGTGCATAAAtggatctgtggaactcattcctGTTAACAATCACACCAGCACATACAGTTTCTACCTCGCTCGTCCAGCACCTTCGGGACTTGACCAGTCCCGAACCAGGGAATTTGCAGGACAAGGAGAGGTCTGGTCAAAGCCGgcccctctgctgctgccagctgcGGGTCTCCACGGCAGTGGCAGCAGAGTGGCCGGCATTGACAGAGCGGGGACAGGGTAGCGTTCAGGAGAAgaagcagggcagctgcagagccccgtGGCTGGCAATGgtatttgggggaaggggtgctcCCGCCCGCTGGGCTGTGCTCCTGGTCCCTGGGCTTCCTCCTCCGAGCACCCCCAGTCCCCgcacctcccgctccctccctgaGCTTGAATGCTGCATGCGGCACTCCAGAAGCTCTGGGAGGGCGGGGAGGAATTGCTAAGGACAGGTCTGCCGGCTTTTCCCCATAAGTCCTCCAGCCCCGGAACACCCACAGGGTCGCAAAGGATACCAGAAAATGGATGTTGCCGGACTAGGGAAGTCTGGATTAAAGAGGTACAACCTGTACATACCAAGTCATGGAGCTGGTTTGTACAATACCCCCTTTCTCTGTGGACACATTTACAATATATTCTCCAGAATGTGTTTAAAGAATCTGAACGCTCTTCAAGGAGGAGAAGCCGTGCTTCTGGTGGGGGCCCAAATGCTGGACAGTATTACAACGGTCGGGACCCTCATTGCTACTGTGTAGCATTTTGGCTGTAGGCCTATTGCGATGTATACTAATCATGCAAAGTGGTTAAGGGGGGCACAGACCCATAATGCACAACCTCTAATGAGAACACATAAAGCAATGTAGGCCCTCCACCACAGTGTAACTGACAACCCAGCCCCAACCTTCTCAAGCCCATTGCTATGGGAAGTCTGAACACTAATTGGAATCCTTGTGGTATGCCTGTACAAGGGAAGCTGCAGAGCATCATACCACACAGGGGCAGGGGCACAATGGAGTATCGACACATTCCACCTTTTTCCCGGGACACCTGGGCTGGAGggtccaagaaaaaaaaaggaaaaaagggggtaGGAGTAGGAGTGTTAGGAGTGCTAGTGATCACGTAGGATTCAGGCCTTTAGTTTTGCCTcagatagaattttgggtcttGTTTGCCCGTTTCAAatttgatactcttatatctaGGTATTATTATGCCAATGAgtgtgaacaaagaacaaaaacattgTCTGTGTGGTTTCTGCCTTGCCAGATACATTTATTAGTGTAATGCTAAGGACAGGGAAGGTTGGGACTCTGGGAAACAAGGTGTCAGATTTATGGTACACATGCTTGCTGGGAACTAACTCCAACAAAGAGTGCATTGCCTGTATTTCATACTTCTGGTCTCCTGCTTTCTGTCTTCATGACAAGATCCAGgtgagagggtgaagggaaagccctctaacccCCGATGACTACTGTTTTTACTTGGGTGGCTTAGGTAAGCCCTCAGAAAATGCCTTTTGAGTGTCTGGAATCATCTGCTGTCAAGTTGGGTGATaccagggcctggagaggctgaATCACCAGCAAAGAAGTGTGAAAAAGGGCCAACCCAGCTGGGAGGTTAGAGGGGTACAGCAGTTCCCACTGCACCTAGACTGCACCCCAGGGGTGACAACCTCTAACATTCATATTCTCCCAAGAAAGAATTAGGCCCCCAGGCACCTGTGACAAAAGCATGGGGGACGGACTGTAGCCCAAATATAATATACGCATGGAGCAGTTGTTTGATTCCTTTACCACTGTGTTCTCACCCCAGCAGGGCACATCTACTTAAAATACCATCACACTGAAATGACCCCAGGGCGTCAGAGTAGGGAAACACCATGGCTGTACCCTTGTTCAGTGTGGTGTTCCTTGTATTGGTGACGGAATCACACAGTGAGAGGAGAAGCCCCACACTACTACTTCGGACACACAATAGCACAACCCACGATAGCACAATAGCAGTTCTGAGGAACTACAGACTGTCCAGCCTCACCGCAAtcactggaaaaattatggagtaggtcctcaaggaattcattttgaagcacttttagctcaggcagtagagcagattcatttctctctctctctctctctctctctaggtgggcttggtgccactagatgggagagaacaccacacccaggaggtttgTGGTTTACATTATGACTCTACAACTGCATGTTACAAGGCCACATAaatctggactccatcttggggaCTCTGTATTTTTCCAACAAAGTGGTCTgagaaccaagttttgaaacaaagggttcctgccatatgctaaagctatataaggcagggagtgacatcatatGTGGTTTTTCATTCCCCACACAAGAGGATGCCTCAAAACATCTGAggaaaaagactgaactggggaaaatGCTGGACCTagactaaagggatttctagttTGTGTATGGAAACCTGAGAAACCCACACGGCAAAGCACATGCAGCTTGTGGCATTTGAATCTACTGGCCTGCTTGAATTATCAAGCAGGGTAAGAAACTGCTAATTCATAGTCATTCTAACTAGTGTGTTTGTATTAGTttccacttttgtttatttgcttggAAATCTGCTTGGATCTGTTTGCAATCCCTTATAatcccttaaaatctatctttttacttaataaaatttattttatgttttaatctaaacccaGTAGgcctttaagtgaagtgtctggCTGGGGGGATCTCAGGTTGGTTACCACAGGTGTGCATTGTCCTCCTCACATTTTATCTTCAAGTTCAGCCAAAGGATCACATTACACCTCTGTATGATAGGCCGAAAAGTCTATTATTAAGTATCTGTTcatcatgtaggtacttatagactattttcaagtcaccccataaccaccttttttaaactaaatagattgagatctttgagtctgtcactctaaggcaggttttctaatattttactaattcttgtgactcttctctgaacctcttcaATGTACCAACATCCATTTTTAatcatggacaccagaactgggcacaggattccagttgcagtctcaccaatgccaaatacagaggtaaagtaaCTTTTCTATCTCTCTTTGAGATTCCCCTGGATAtcatccaaggatcacagtggCTCTTTTGGCCACCAATTCAaagtgggagctcatgtttagctaATTATAACTTCAAGCCCCCGAATCTTGTTCAGAGTCATTGCACTTCCCATGAGAGTCCCCCATCGTGTAAACATCgactgcattctttgttcctatatGTAGATGTCTACATGGCTATATAGGAACACACATTGATTGATTAAACCGAGTTTAACCAACCAATTGAGAtttctctgaatcagtgacttgtcctgTTCATTATCTACAGTCCCGTAATTTTAATTtgatctgcaaacttcatcagtatTCAGACATGAGAAGGGACTCTGCTTATACTTTTCACTTAACATCTTGATTAGGTTGTGGCCTCAACTGCCTCATGTAGTATGGAGTTTCTCAGTCTAATTAGGCATTGAGTgcagaaagaatttttttttatatgttttgaatttgccacGTTTCAGTTTAATTCAATGTCCCCTTGatcttcttgtgttatgagacagggagaacacatTCTCGATCAATTCTCTACCAGTAGGTAATTTATAGACTTTTCTCATGATCTGTCTAATTCATCTCCTTGTAAGGTGTCaacattccttccccactctgaactctagggtacagatgtggggacctgcatgaaaaccccctaagcttatttttaccagcttaggttgaaacttccccaaggtacaaactattttaccttttgtccctggactttattgctggcaccaccaagcgtctaacaaaaataacagggaaagagcccacttggaaacgtctttccacccccccccccaagccctacaccccctttcctggggaaggcttgataaaaatcctcaccaatttgcataggtgaacacagacccaaacccttggatcttaagaacgatgaaaaagcaatcaggttcttaaaagaagaattttaattgaggaaaaagtaaaagaatcacctctgtaaaatcaggatggtaaatatcttatagggtaatcagattcaaaacacagagaatccctctaggcaaaactttaagttacaaaaagacacaaaaacaggaatatacattccattcagcacaacttattttatcagccatttaaacaaaacagaatctaacgcatatctaactagattgcttactgactttttacaggagttctgacccgcattcctgctctggtcccggcaaaagcaacacacacacacagagaaccctttgtgtccccccccgccccagctccagctttgaaagtatcttgtctcctcattggtcattttggtcaggtgccagcaaggttctcttagcttcttaaccctttacaaatggaagggttttttttcctccggccaggagggatttaaaggtgtttacccttccctttatatttatgacataaggtaacaatcccagtcttttcaacctCTCTCCATTTGAGAGTTTCCccaggcccttgatcattctCATTGCCCTTCCATGAAACTCTCTAGCTCTGTTATATCCTGGGTGAAAAGGGTCCACAGGAGGGTGAAACATCAACTGCCAGTTCTGATGGTATTGTATTTTCTGTATGATTCCCCATCCCACTCCTCCTGGAtccaaatgtttttctttttttctctccatgtTTGCACTTTGAACAGGGTTTCACAGAGCTGTGTACCATGCTGCCCAGGACCCTGGCCTGAGTTCATACCATTAGATTAGAACATTTTTGGTGTTTGAACAGTTCAAGTTTTTGCCTCCAATGGGAATACACCACATTGTACTTCATCTGACATCATGCTGCCCATTCACCTGGCTTGGTTAGCTCCCTCTGAGAACTTCTCTGGAGTTGACTATGACCAAAATAATGTGGTGCCATCTATAAATGTTGCCAACTCACTGCTCATCCCCCTTTCTGGATTGTAAATACTATAAAATATTTGCCAAACCATTTTAATAAAGTGTATAACCTTTCTCACTGTGCTTCTCTCCTTTTACAGGCACTTTGAGCATTTCTGAAGCTAATTTAACACATCAACCACGTCATGACAGCTTTCAACATCACCACCTCTGACCCATCAACACTTATTTGAATGGGGATCCCCAGTATGGAAGCTCCACACATctggatttccatccctttctttGTGTTCTACATTATTGGCCTGTTGGGAAATTTCACGCTTGTGATTGTTGTCGGCAAAGAGCAGACCCTGCACAAGCCAATGTACCTGCTGCTCTGCATTCTGGCACTCACAAACATCAACACATCTACCTCCATTATGCTGAATGCACTGTGTATATTTGGTTCAATTTCAAAGGGAGTACTGTGGGTGGTTGCCTCACTCAGATGTTCTTCATTCACATGGGTTGTATGATGCACTCAGCTATCCTTGTGACAATGGCCTTTGATCACTTTGTCATATGTAATCCTCTGAGATATGCCACCATCCTCACCAATCCATGAATAGCTAAGCTAGGGATAGCGTGTTTGATAAGAGGtgttctcttcattctgcccctgcccctgctcctgagcagacAGCAATTCTGTGCCAACCACATTATTCCTCATGCGTAGTGCGACCACATGGCTGTGGCGAAGATCACAGTCAACAGGACATCACAGTCAACAGGATGTATGGCTTGGTGATAGCATTTGTTGTCATAGTGTTAGACCTTACTCTCATTGCCCTGTCCTACAGTCTGATCATCAGAGCTGTCCTCAGAATCTCCTCCAAGGAAGCCCACCAGAAACTCCTTAACACTTGCACAGCCCATATATGTGTGATACTGATGGCATatcctctcttcctcttctgcactCTGACACAGCGATTCGGTCAGGGCACTGCTCCTCAAGTTCACATCATCTTGGCCAACCtctatttcctcctcctccccatgttcaACCCTATAATTTATGGCATCAGAACAAAAGAGCATTGTGACAAAGTGGGCAAATACACCAGTAGAATGTGCTAGTCTAGGGCCATTGACTTTAAACCTTCCTGACAAGAGGGGGAAAGAATACTGCCTCATCAGTCAAGGGCGCTCTGTCCCAGTTTCAGAGCTCATCTTTGTGGAGAGAGTTTGAGACGCTCCTCACACCTAACATCTTATCACTCCATCACCAAGCACTGCTCTCTCCATTGCTGAGTTCCCTCTCTGAGACCATCACCTGATGTATTTCAGCATCACCCTTCAGCCCCCACCTACCCTGTAACTCAGCCTTTCCTTGACTTCCACACCAAGAGAATATAGTGGCGCtttctgatcatagaatcatagagtatcagggttggaagggacctcaggaggtcatctagtccaaccccttgctcaaagcaggaccaatccccaactaaatcatccccgccagggctttgtcaagcctgaccttaaaaatatctaaggaaggagagtccaccacctctctaggtaacccattccagcgtttcaccaccctcctagtgaaaaagttttttttcctaatatccaacctaaacctcccccactgcaacttgagatgcAAGATGGCTTTCCTTTTGACCCTGTGTGAACATGGTTCTTGATCAGATTGATGAACTACAGCTATGCTTTCTGGTTGCCAAAGACAAAGAAAGCAACTACAATGATGAACAAAGCACCATatagaccatccatgacaggtgtttatctaacctgctcttaaaaatctccaatgatggagattccacaaccatcctaggcaatttattccagtggttaaccaccctgaaagttagaaagttttttcccaatgtccaacctaaacctctcttgcccTACCATCAGatgttaaggagaataatttttctctctgctccttttaacaagcttttaggtacttgaaaactgttatcaggtcctctctcagtcttctcttttccagactaaacaaacccaattcttccaatcttccctcataggttatattttctaaacctttaatcatttttgttgttcttctctggactttctccaatttgtccacatctttcctgaaatgttgtgCCCAGAGCTGGAAACAATACTCCAGttcaggcctaatcagcgcggagtagagtgg
The nucleotide sequence above comes from Caretta caretta isolate rCarCar2 chromosome 1, rCarCar1.hap1, whole genome shotgun sequence. Encoded proteins:
- the LOC125626315 gene encoding olfactory receptor 52P1-like, whose amino-acid sequence is MAAFNLSPSAPSTFILAGISGLEAAHMWISIPFSVFYIVCLLGNCMVLFVVGKEQTLHKPMYLLLCMLALTDIATSTSVVPKALCIFWSNLRGITVGGCLTQMFFLHAVSVMQSAVLVTMAFDRYIAICKPLRYTTILTNARIAKLGLLGLIRTVVFVLPLPLLLSRQPFCANHIIPHTYCEHMAVAKMSCGDITVNRTYGLVVTFIVLGLDLWLVVFSYSLITRAILRISSKKAHRKALNTCTAHICVMLMSCTFFLFSTVTHRFGQGIAPHVHIILANLHFLVPPMLNPIIYGVKTKELRDKVGKYTCRR